A DNA window from Rhizobium sp. NXC14 contains the following coding sequences:
- a CDS encoding aldo/keto reductase — MSSHNAAKSGTFRIGGEIEVNRLGFGAMRVTGKGIWGEPDDHAESIRTLKRLPELGVNFIDTADSYGPDVSEWLIKEALHPYGAGSVIATKGGLTRHGPDIWLPVGRPEYLIQQAHKSLRNLGVEQIDLWQLHRIDPKVPAKEQFDAIRSLLDAGLIRHAGLSEVSVAEIEAASKHFKVATVQNRYNLVDRTSEDVLDYCTKHNMGFIPWYPLAAGDLAQSGSLLDTIARKHNAAPSQIALAWVLKRSPVMLPIPGTSKVKHLEENVAAVEITLSDEEFAALDAEGRKVFKAA, encoded by the coding sequence ATGTCCAGTCACAACGCAGCCAAGTCAGGCACCTTCAGGATCGGCGGCGAGATCGAGGTCAATCGTCTCGGTTTCGGCGCCATGCGCGTTACCGGCAAAGGAATCTGGGGTGAGCCCGACGACCACGCCGAGTCCATCCGGACGCTGAAGCGCCTGCCGGAGCTTGGCGTCAATTTCATCGATACGGCCGATTCCTACGGCCCTGATGTCTCCGAATGGCTGATCAAGGAGGCGCTGCATCCCTATGGCGCCGGATCCGTCATCGCCACCAAGGGCGGCCTGACCCGCCACGGTCCCGACATCTGGCTGCCCGTCGGCCGCCCGGAATATCTCATCCAGCAGGCGCATAAGAGCCTGCGCAATCTCGGCGTCGAGCAGATCGACCTGTGGCAGCTTCATCGCATCGATCCGAAGGTGCCGGCCAAGGAGCAGTTCGACGCGATCAGATCGCTACTCGATGCCGGCCTGATCCGCCATGCGGGTCTGAGCGAAGTCTCCGTCGCCGAGATCGAGGCGGCCTCGAAGCACTTCAAGGTCGCCACCGTCCAGAACCGCTACAACCTTGTCGATCGCACCAGCGAAGACGTGCTCGATTATTGCACCAAGCACAATATGGGCTTCATCCCTTGGTATCCGCTCGCCGCCGGCGATCTCGCCCAATCAGGCTCGCTGCTTGATACGATCGCCAGGAAGCACAATGCCGCCCCCAGCCAGATCGCACTCGCCTGGGTGCTGAAGCGCAGCCCGGTGATGCTGCCGATCCCCGGCACGTCAAAGGTCAAGCACCTGGAAGAAAACGTCGCGGCGGTGGAGATCACGCTGTCGGATGAGGAGTTCGCGGCGCTGGACGCCGAGGGCCGGAAGGTCTTCAAGGCCGCTTGA
- a CDS encoding FAD-dependent oxidoreductase, with translation MTDETKKKVVVAGAGVIGASIAFDLQRRGFQVTLIDKGEPGRGTSFGNMASIALDFAAGSGPSTWKKIPGWLLDPEGPVWLRPSYAARMLPWFLRFLAAGRPSRLREIEDAGMSLSLRALGDFREMLQAIGASELMTEEGCLAIYETEAEFAADRGHLAMMQRYGLEFEVLSNGAIQYHEPALSPVIAKAVLLPDNKSVRDPYRLVVRLTDAAIAAGAAFAPGAVSNIERKGDGTVVVVLDDGRRIEAAFVVLAAGVHTRFLAAKLGEPIPLETERGYHTQIMKPGISMRYSVIWPHRAFMVTPTAGGIRVGGNVELAGLDAAPDFRRPRVLVRHAQRALPGLKVEEATEWMGHRPALPDTIPIISPSSKMPGVFYATGHGHLGLTYAATTARLIGDMVSRAKPSVDITPFRIDRY, from the coding sequence ATGACGGATGAGACGAAGAAGAAGGTGGTCGTCGCGGGCGCGGGCGTGATCGGCGCCTCGATCGCTTTCGATTTGCAGCGGCGCGGATTTCAGGTCACGCTGATCGATAAGGGTGAGCCCGGGCGCGGCACCTCTTTCGGCAATATGGCGAGCATCGCGCTCGATTTCGCCGCCGGCTCCGGCCCGTCGACCTGGAAGAAGATTCCCGGCTGGCTGCTCGATCCCGAAGGCCCGGTCTGGCTGCGGCCGTCCTATGCCGCGCGGATGCTGCCCTGGTTCCTGCGCTTCCTCGCGGCCGGCCGGCCTTCGCGGCTCCGGGAAATCGAGGATGCCGGCATGAGCCTGTCGCTGCGGGCGCTCGGCGATTTCAGGGAGATGCTGCAGGCGATCGGCGCGTCCGAGCTGATGACGGAGGAGGGCTGTCTCGCCATTTACGAGACCGAGGCGGAATTTGCCGCTGACCGTGGCCATCTTGCCATGATGCAGCGCTACGGCCTCGAATTCGAGGTCTTGAGCAATGGCGCCATCCAATATCATGAGCCGGCCCTTTCGCCTGTCATCGCCAAGGCCGTGCTGCTCCCCGACAACAAGTCGGTCCGCGATCCCTATAGGCTGGTCGTCAGGCTGACTGACGCAGCCATCGCCGCGGGCGCAGCCTTCGCCCCCGGCGCTGTGAGCAACATCGAGCGCAAGGGCGATGGCACGGTCGTCGTCGTCCTCGATGACGGACGTCGGATCGAGGCCGCTTTCGTGGTGCTCGCCGCCGGCGTCCACACCCGTTTCCTCGCCGCAAAACTCGGCGAACCGATTCCGCTCGAGACCGAGCGCGGCTATCACACGCAGATCATGAAACCGGGCATTTCAATGCGCTATTCAGTGATCTGGCCTCATCGCGCCTTCATGGTGACCCCGACGGCCGGCGGCATCCGCGTCGGCGGCAATGTCGAACTCGCCGGCCTCGACGCCGCGCCCGATTTCCGCCGTCCGCGCGTGCTGGTGCGGCACGCCCAGCGGGCGCTGCCGGGTCTGAAGGTCGAGGAGGCGACGGAGTGGATGGGCCATCGCCCGGCCTTGCCCGATACGATCCCCATCATTTCGCCGTCCTCGAAAATGCCGGGGGTTTTCTATGCGACCGGTCATGGCCATCTCGGCTTGACATATGCCGCAACGACAGCGCGGTTGATCGGCGATATGGTGAGCCGAGCAAAACCGTCGGTCGATATAACCCCGTTCCGCATAGACCGATACTGA
- a CDS encoding ROK family transcriptional regulator — MSSLEGPEHTPVPPPILNPAGGANQVRVRAYNERLVLSLVRLYGALSKADIARRSGLSAQTVSVIMRVLEKEGLLSRGAPVRGRVGQPSIPMHLNPDAVYSFGLKIGRRSADLVLMDFVGRIRMQLHRTYAYPLPHEILAFVTSGIREIEDKLDERQRGRVAGLGIAAPFELWNWADEVGAPPGAMEVWRDVDLQSDIAARVSHPVFLQNDATSACGAELVFGVGPSYPDFVYFFIGSFIGGGIVLNSSIFSGRTGTAGAIGPLPVRDRNGETKQLLEIASIFVLENMLRERGIDPEPLWYSADDWVDFGEPMEAWIQDSAKALAQAIVAAASIVDFSAAVIDGGFPHWVRSRIVQATIDEAAKLDLQGVVMPEIIEGAVGAQARAIGGASLPIFARYLTDQNVLFKEVDHAEGT, encoded by the coding sequence ATGTCGTCTTTGGAAGGACCGGAACACACGCCGGTCCCGCCGCCAATTCTAAATCCGGCCGGCGGTGCGAACCAGGTCAGGGTGCGAGCCTATAACGAGCGGCTCGTGCTGTCGCTGGTGCGCCTCTACGGTGCGTTGTCGAAGGCCGATATCGCGCGCCGCAGCGGGCTTTCGGCCCAGACCGTCTCGGTCATCATGCGGGTGCTGGAAAAGGAAGGGCTGCTGTCGCGCGGCGCGCCTGTGCGCGGCCGGGTCGGCCAGCCATCGATCCCGATGCATCTCAATCCCGACGCCGTCTATTCCTTCGGCCTGAAGATCGGCCGGCGCAGCGCCGATCTGGTGCTGATGGATTTCGTCGGCCGCATCCGGATGCAGCTGCACCGGACCTATGCCTATCCGCTGCCGCATGAAATCCTTGCCTTCGTCACCTCGGGCATCCGCGAGATCGAAGACAAGCTCGACGAAAGGCAGCGCGGCCGCGTCGCCGGCCTCGGCATCGCCGCGCCTTTCGAACTCTGGAACTGGGCCGATGAGGTGGGAGCGCCGCCGGGCGCCATGGAGGTCTGGCGGGATGTCGACCTGCAGTCCGACATCGCCGCGCGCGTCTCCCATCCCGTTTTCCTGCAGAACGATGCGACCAGCGCCTGCGGCGCCGAACTCGTCTTCGGCGTCGGCCCCTCCTATCCTGATTTCGTCTATTTCTTCATCGGTTCCTTCATCGGCGGCGGCATCGTCCTGAATTCGTCGATCTTTTCCGGCCGTACCGGCACGGCGGGCGCCATCGGGCCGCTGCCCGTGCGCGACCGGAACGGCGAGACCAAGCAGCTGCTCGAAATCGCCTCGATCTTCGTCTTGGAAAATATGCTGCGCGAGCGCGGCATCGATCCCGAACCGCTGTGGTATTCCGCCGACGACTGGGTGGATTTCGGCGAGCCGATGGAGGCGTGGATCCAGGACAGCGCCAAGGCGCTCGCCCAGGCGATCGTCGCCGCCGCCTCGATCGTCGATTTCAGCGCGGCCGTCATCGACGGCGGCTTTCCCCATTGGGTGCGCAGCCGCATCGTGCAGGCGACGATCGACGAAGCCGCCAAGCTCGACCTGCAGGGCGTTGTCATGCCCGAAATCATCGAGGGCGCGGTCGGCGCGCAGGCACGCGCCATCGGCGGCGCCAGCCTACCGATCTTTGCGCGCTATCTCACCGACCAGAACGTACTCTTCAAGGAGGTAGACCATGCTGAAGGGACTTGA
- a CDS encoding cell surface protein, protein MKMCNLVRSAVALSVPLVLAPIGQAEAAPVQTVRPPDISYVKTVQHKSHPGLWHGYRGFRTERPGTRRHSDGYWYPLAAFGVEAGATGSIIRQPVNRPAAPTMCNPTFSGSIGPGSMPCDNGY, encoded by the coding sequence ATGAAGATGTGCAATCTTGTCCGTTCCGCCGTCGCGCTCAGCGTGCCTCTCGTCCTCGCGCCGATCGGCCAAGCTGAAGCCGCTCCCGTTCAAACGGTGCGGCCGCCCGATATTTCGTACGTAAAAACCGTGCAACATAAGTCGCATCCCGGTCTTTGGCATGGCTATCGCGGCTTCCGAACGGAGCGCCCCGGCACCCGCCGTCACTCCGATGGCTACTGGTATCCGCTTGCCGCTTTCGGTGTCGAGGCCGGCGCTACCGGCTCCATCATCCGCCAGCCGGTGAACAGACCGGCGGCTCCGACGATGTGCAACCCTACGTTCTCAGGATCGATCGGTCCCGGCAGCATGCCCTGCGATAACGGCTATTGA
- a CDS encoding alpha/beta hydrolase — protein sequence MIGKWRGSRAALAGLLIATMVLAGCGGRPVGVMQAAGTVPPGTSKVDLLVATTRAADDNPAVLFSGERGTGLAVNAVDVSIPPEANRKVGQVQWPKRLPADPLRDFVTVSVDPLEGERAGESWLKSHMPKSRRVLVFVHGFNNRYEDAVYRFAQIVHDSRADVAPVVFTWPSRASIFDYNYDKESTNYSRDALEELLTRTAANPAVGDVTVMAHSMGTWLTVEALRQMAIRNGKVASKINNVILASPDLDVDVFGRQFMSLGKDKPHFTIFVSRDDRALALSRRISGNVDRLGQIDPSAEPYRSKLEAAGITVLDLTKLKGGDRLNHGKFAESPEVVKLIGDRLIAGQTITDSNVGLGEAVGAVAMGAAQTAGSAVSVAVSTPIAIFDPRTRRNYDAQLKRLGQSMDNTVGSVGDSVGAGLPESP from the coding sequence ATGATCGGCAAATGGCGCGGCTCGCGTGCGGCTCTGGCAGGGCTTCTGATTGCAACGATGGTGCTCGCCGGCTGCGGTGGCAGGCCGGTCGGGGTGATGCAGGCGGCCGGCACCGTGCCGCCGGGCACGTCGAAAGTCGATCTCCTGGTGGCGACGACGCGCGCTGCCGACGACAATCCGGCCGTGCTTTTCTCCGGCGAACGCGGCACCGGGCTTGCCGTCAACGCTGTCGATGTCTCGATCCCGCCGGAAGCCAATCGCAAGGTCGGCCAGGTGCAATGGCCGAAGCGGCTGCCGGCCGATCCGCTCCGTGACTTCGTCACCGTTTCCGTCGATCCGCTCGAGGGCGAGCGGGCAGGCGAGAGCTGGTTGAAGAGCCATATGCCGAAGAGCCGCCGCGTGCTCGTCTTCGTGCACGGCTTCAACAACCGTTACGAAGACGCGGTCTATCGTTTCGCGCAGATTGTCCACGATTCGCGTGCCGACGTCGCCCCCGTCGTCTTCACCTGGCCGTCGCGCGCCAGCATCTTCGATTACAATTACGACAAGGAAAGCACCAACTATTCCCGCGATGCGCTGGAGGAGTTGCTGACCCGTACCGCCGCCAATCCGGCCGTTGGCGACGTCACCGTCATGGCTCACTCGATGGGCACCTGGCTGACGGTCGAAGCGCTCCGGCAGATGGCGATCCGCAACGGTAAGGTCGCGTCGAAGATCAACAATGTCATCCTTGCCTCGCCGGATCTCGATGTCGACGTCTTCGGCCGTCAGTTCATGAGCCTCGGCAAGGACAAGCCGCATTTCACCATCTTCGTCTCCAGGGATGATCGTGCGCTGGCGCTGTCGCGGCGCATCTCCGGCAATGTCGATCGCCTCGGCCAGATCGATCCTTCCGCCGAGCCCTATCGCAGCAAGCTGGAGGCGGCCGGCATCACCGTGCTCGACCTCACCAAGCTCAAGGGCGGCGACAGGCTGAACCACGGCAAATTCGCCGAAAGCCCCGAGGTGGTGAAGCTGATCGGCGACCGCCTGATTGCCGGCCAGACGATCACCGATTCCAATGTCGGCCTCGGCGAGGCGGTCGGCGCAGTGGCGATGGGGGCGGCCCAGACCGCCGGAAGTGCGGTCAGCGTCGCCGTCAGCACGCCGATCGCGATCTTCGATCCGCGCACCCGGCGCAACTACGATGCGCAACTGAAGCGGCTCGGCCAGTCGATGGACAACACCGTCGGTTCGGTCGGCGACAGCGTCGGCGCCGGCCTGCCCGAAAGCCCGTAA
- a CDS encoding cupin domain-containing protein: MTNQATQPKKFEPFLASVVRAGGSHVARQGSVYRSGVSAESAGSTMLWLGTISLPAGRRTGAHRHEGHETALLMIAGREIEIWSGAALERCETVRPGDYLFIPAGVPHVAVNRSSEDAEFLGARNDPAANESVVLMPELDAIVP; this comes from the coding sequence ATGACGAACCAGGCAACGCAACCGAAGAAATTCGAACCATTCCTTGCGAGCGTCGTCCGCGCCGGCGGCAGCCATGTCGCCAGGCAGGGATCGGTCTATCGCTCCGGTGTCTCGGCCGAAAGCGCCGGATCAACCATGCTGTGGCTCGGGACGATTTCGCTGCCCGCGGGGCGGCGAACCGGCGCCCACCGCCATGAGGGACACGAGACGGCGCTTTTGATGATCGCCGGTCGGGAGATCGAGATCTGGTCGGGAGCAGCGCTAGAACGGTGCGAAACGGTTCGCCCCGGCGATTACCTGTTCATCCCGGCCGGCGTTCCGCATGTCGCCGTCAACCGCAGCAGCGAGGATGCCGAATTCCTCGGCGCTCGCAACGACCCCGCAGCCAATGAGAGCGTCGTTCTCATGCCGGAGCTCGACGCGATCGTACCCTGA
- a CDS encoding RidA family protein, which produces MAIIEQRLAEMGLELPEPLRVREGLRLPFAWVRLRGNRAYISGHVACNRDGTLANPLGKVGGEVSPEEGYASARLVALAHLASLKRAVGDLDRVTAWLRVFAMVNVAPGFNETPLVTNGYSDLILALYGPDVGAHARSSIGMAIPLNAPVNCEAEVEIDG; this is translated from the coding sequence ATGGCTATCATCGAACAACGTCTGGCCGAAATGGGTCTGGAATTGCCCGAGCCTTTGAGGGTTCGCGAGGGGCTGCGCTTGCCCTTCGCCTGGGTTCGCCTGCGCGGCAACCGTGCTTATATTTCCGGTCACGTCGCCTGCAACCGCGATGGAACACTGGCAAATCCCCTTGGCAAGGTGGGTGGCGAGGTTTCGCCGGAGGAGGGTTACGCGTCGGCGCGGCTCGTTGCGCTTGCCCATCTCGCCAGCCTCAAGCGGGCCGTCGGAGACCTCGATCGGGTCACGGCATGGCTGCGGGTCTTCGCCATGGTGAACGTTGCGCCGGGCTTCAATGAGACGCCGCTGGTCACCAACGGTTATTCCGATCTGATCCTGGCGCTGTACGGGCCTGATGTCGGCGCCCATGCCCGCTCGTCCATCGGTATGGCCATCCCCTTGAATGCGCCGGTGAACTGCGAAGCCGAAGTCGAAATCGACGGGTAA
- a CDS encoding RbsD/FucU domain-containing protein, giving the protein MLKGLDPLLSPELLATLRAMGHGDEIAIVDGNYPGVEDARRLIRLDGHHLIPVLNAVLSVMPIDDFVPEAIFRSTVKAERDKLDPVHEEMIDCCARHEPHRQVVPLVGQDFYGRVRAAHALIQTSEPRLYANIILRKGVIYPKEAGAQPGDVDPFVY; this is encoded by the coding sequence ATGCTGAAGGGACTTGATCCGCTCTTGAGCCCGGAATTGCTCGCAACACTCCGGGCCATGGGCCATGGCGACGAAATCGCCATCGTCGACGGCAATTATCCCGGCGTCGAAGATGCGCGCCGGCTGATCAGGCTCGACGGCCACCATCTCATCCCGGTGCTCAACGCCGTGCTCAGCGTGATGCCGATCGACGATTTCGTGCCGGAAGCAATCTTCCGCTCGACCGTCAAGGCCGAGCGCGACAAGCTCGATCCGGTGCATGAGGAGATGATCGACTGCTGCGCCCGCCACGAGCCGCATCGCCAGGTGGTGCCGCTGGTCGGGCAGGATTTCTACGGCCGGGTGCGGGCCGCCCATGCGCTGATTCAGACCAGCGAGCCCAGGCTCTATGCCAATATCATCCTGCGCAAGGGCGTGATCTATCCGAAGGAGGCGGGTGCGCAGCCGGGCGACGTCGATCCGTTCGTCTACTAA
- a CDS encoding 4-hydroxyproline epimerase, with product MRWKRTIQLLDVHAEGEIGRVAIGGVPKIPGETIAAQLHWLNTDPKGDELRRFLCLEPRGAPIGSVNLLLPARHPDAAAAFIILQPDQAHASSGSNSICVTTALLESGIVEMKEPETIVTLETAAGLVKATATCHDGRCEKVKLTMVPSFVHELDVEIDTPHWGKIKADLCYGGIFYALVDVGQINLTIEKANAAGLVQAGMILKELINRDIKVVHPEIPAISGVAYVMFRHTEADGTVRTCTTMWPGRADRSPCGTGNSANLATLHARGKAKVGDTFTSKSIIGSEFEVGLQAVTEVAGRPAVIPTITGRGFTFGLTQVALDPFDPHPGGFALTDVWGPSAGEI from the coding sequence ATGAGATGGAAGCGCACGATACAGCTGCTGGACGTTCATGCCGAGGGCGAGATCGGCCGCGTCGCGATCGGCGGCGTTCCGAAGATTCCCGGCGAAACCATCGCTGCGCAGCTGCACTGGCTGAACACCGATCCGAAAGGCGACGAGCTCCGCCGCTTTCTCTGCCTGGAGCCGCGCGGTGCCCCGATCGGCTCGGTCAACCTGCTGCTGCCGGCAAGGCACCCCGACGCCGCCGCCGCCTTCATCATCCTGCAGCCCGATCAGGCACATGCTAGCTCCGGTTCGAATTCGATCTGCGTGACGACGGCGCTTCTCGAATCCGGCATCGTCGAGATGAAGGAGCCTGAGACGATCGTGACGCTGGAGACCGCCGCCGGCCTCGTCAAGGCGACGGCGACCTGCCATGACGGGCGCTGCGAGAAGGTGAAGCTCACCATGGTGCCCTCCTTCGTGCATGAGCTCGACGTCGAAATTGACACGCCGCATTGGGGAAAGATCAAAGCCGATCTTTGCTATGGCGGCATCTTCTATGCCCTCGTCGATGTCGGCCAGATCAATCTTACGATCGAGAAGGCCAATGCCGCCGGCCTCGTTCAGGCCGGCATGATCCTGAAAGAGCTGATCAATCGCGACATCAAGGTCGTCCACCCCGAAATTCCGGCAATCTCGGGCGTCGCCTATGTGATGTTCCGCCACACCGAGGCCGATGGCACGGTTCGCACCTGCACCACCATGTGGCCGGGCCGCGCCGACCGCTCGCCCTGCGGCACCGGCAATTCCGCCAATCTCGCCACCCTTCATGCCCGCGGCAAGGCCAAGGTCGGTGACACCTTCACCTCGAAGTCGATCATCGGCTCGGAATTCGAAGTCGGCCTGCAGGCAGTTACCGAAGTCGCCGGCCGCCCGGCGGTCATCCCCACCATCACCGGCCGCGGCTTCACCTTCGGCCTCACCCAGGTCGCGCTCGATCCCTTCGACCCCCATCCCGGCGGCTTCGCCCTGACGGACGTCTGGGGGCCGTCGGCAGGGGAGATTTGA
- a CDS encoding nuclear transport factor 2 family protein: MDDVKILQHIYERFNERDIDAVLAALAEDVVWANGMDGGHVHGREAVREYWTRQWSMIDPHVQPVGFHRTADGAIIAEVRQSVRDLQGQPLEGEKTIGHVFRFRDGKVVRFDIRDAA, encoded by the coding sequence ATGGACGATGTGAAAATTCTCCAACACATCTACGAGCGCTTCAACGAACGCGACATAGACGCAGTGCTGGCAGCGCTTGCTGAAGATGTCGTCTGGGCCAACGGCATGGATGGCGGCCACGTCCATGGGCGCGAGGCAGTGCGGGAATATTGGACGCGTCAGTGGTCGATGATCGATCCCCACGTCCAGCCGGTCGGTTTTCACCGGACAGCGGACGGCGCAATCATTGCCGAGGTCCGGCAGTCGGTCCGTGACCTGCAAGGCCAACCGCTCGAAGGAGAGAAGACGATCGGGCACGTGTTCCGTTTTCGGGACGGCAAGGTGGTCCGCTTCGACATTCGGGATGCCGCCTGA
- a CDS encoding methyltransferase domain-containing protein, whose product MTAKAACSDFLHFFRSWISNPLRVAAIAPSGDSLARIMTSEIAELDGPIIELGPGTGVFTRALLARGISEADLTLIEYGPEFIDALQTRFPAARILQMDAAHLAQADIFEGEPVGAVISGLPLLSMSPRKIASILAGVFTYMRPGGAVYQFTYGPRCPVPRPILDRLGLKAVRIGGTVRNLPPASVYRISRRKPLELSRERLRYREADIEVAAFSGESAG is encoded by the coding sequence ATGACCGCAAAGGCTGCATGCTCGGATTTCCTGCATTTTTTCCGCTCCTGGATCAGTAATCCGCTTCGGGTGGCCGCCATCGCGCCATCGGGGGATTCATTGGCCAGGATCATGACCAGCGAAATTGCGGAGCTCGACGGTCCGATCATCGAGCTCGGCCCGGGCACGGGCGTCTTCACCCGGGCGTTGCTCGCCCGCGGCATCAGCGAGGCGGATCTGACGCTGATCGAATACGGCCCGGAATTCATCGATGCGCTGCAGACGCGGTTCCCGGCGGCGCGGATATTGCAAATGGACGCAGCCCACCTTGCCCAGGCCGATATTTTCGAGGGCGAACCGGTCGGCGCCGTCATTAGCGGCCTGCCGCTTCTGTCCATGTCGCCGCGCAAGATCGCCTCGATCCTTGCCGGCGTCTTCACCTATATGCGCCCGGGCGGGGCGGTCTATCAATTTACCTATGGTCCGCGCTGTCCGGTGCCGCGGCCGATCCTCGACCGCCTCGGCCTGAAGGCGGTGCGCATCGGCGGCACGGTTCGCAACCTGCCGCCTGCGTCCGTCTACCGGATCTCACGCCGCAAGCCATTGGAACTCTCGCGCGAGCGCCTGAGATACCGTGAGGCGGACATCGAAGTCGCCGCGTTTTCCGGCGAATCGGCCGGCTGA
- a CDS encoding EAL domain-containing protein, producing the protein MPRVRPTRPQMEILAWLSCFLLLFCLSWRFQWHEGLDEFIEKHHDFPLDHALLALNMSGFLGLIYSVLRIRDLSIEVDRRLQAENNVDWIACHDTLTELPNRRFLESVCAKSMIDQRAQESYAVFSIDLDGFKKINDLLGHDHGDAVLKAVAQRLSSLFPRDHIFRLGGDEFVVLARRTGNADLVALGNRIVSAISKPFTFNGVAVDLGASVGLALHPENGDDLSQVIRHSDCAMYVAKKQGRNLVKSFVPSMQEELAKRIRVEADLRAAIKNAEIVPYYQPLVDLKTKEIIGFEALARWKTASGEFIPPNEFIPVAEEAGLIVDLTDQLLRHACGDALSWPNHLVLSFNLSPIQLSDRLLGLRILKILGDVGLPAHRIELEVTESAIIQDAATARIVLDDLVNAGVRIALDDFGTGYSSLSQLSNYRFDKIKIDRSFVASFETNDKQDKVIKAIIALGAGLGVTITAEGIEEESQLQRLQDLGCDIGQGYLLGRPAPAESLAADQISARIAQRR; encoded by the coding sequence ATGCCTCGCGTCCGACCCACCAGACCGCAGATGGAGATCCTGGCCTGGCTCTCGTGCTTCCTGCTTCTCTTCTGCCTGTCCTGGCGCTTCCAATGGCATGAGGGGCTGGATGAGTTCATCGAAAAGCATCATGACTTTCCACTGGACCACGCGCTGCTTGCCCTCAATATGTCCGGCTTTCTCGGGCTGATCTACTCGGTGCTGAGAATCCGGGATCTCTCGATAGAGGTTGACCGCAGGCTGCAGGCCGAAAACAACGTGGACTGGATTGCCTGTCACGACACGCTAACCGAACTGCCTAACCGCAGATTTCTGGAATCCGTCTGCGCGAAGTCGATGATCGATCAACGGGCGCAGGAAAGCTATGCCGTGTTCAGCATCGATCTCGACGGCTTCAAGAAGATCAACGACCTCCTCGGGCACGATCACGGCGATGCGGTGTTGAAGGCCGTCGCTCAGCGGCTTTCTTCCCTCTTTCCGCGTGATCACATTTTCCGCCTTGGCGGCGACGAGTTCGTCGTTCTGGCGCGGCGCACCGGAAATGCCGATCTCGTCGCTTTGGGAAACCGCATCGTGAGCGCGATCAGCAAGCCCTTCACATTCAATGGCGTCGCCGTCGATCTTGGCGCCAGTGTCGGCCTCGCGCTCCACCCTGAAAACGGCGACGATCTAAGCCAGGTCATTCGCCATTCGGACTGTGCGATGTATGTGGCGAAAAAGCAGGGGCGCAATCTGGTGAAGTCCTTTGTCCCTTCGATGCAGGAGGAGCTGGCGAAGCGGATCCGGGTGGAAGCGGATCTGCGAGCCGCCATCAAGAATGCTGAGATCGTCCCGTATTACCAACCTCTCGTCGACCTGAAGACGAAGGAGATTATCGGTTTCGAAGCACTGGCGCGCTGGAAGACGGCATCCGGCGAATTCATCCCGCCGAACGAGTTCATCCCCGTGGCGGAAGAGGCCGGTCTGATCGTCGACCTGACGGACCAACTGCTGCGCCACGCCTGTGGCGATGCGCTTTCCTGGCCAAATCATCTGGTCCTGTCGTTCAACCTGTCTCCGATCCAGCTGAGCGACCGATTGCTGGGCCTCAGGATTCTGAAGATATTGGGCGATGTCGGTCTGCCCGCGCATAGGATCGAGCTGGAGGTGACGGAGAGCGCCATTATCCAGGATGCCGCCACCGCCCGGATCGTCCTAGACGATCTGGTGAACGCCGGCGTCCGGATTGCTCTCGACGACTTCGGTACGGGCTATTCCAGCCTCTCACAGCTCTCCAACTACCGGTTCGACAAGATCAAGATCGACCGGAGTTTCGTCGCTTCGTTCGAAACCAACGACAAGCAGGACAAGGTGATCAAGGCTATTATCGCGCTCGGCGCGGGCCTCGGCGTGACGATAACGGCAGAAGGCATCGAAGAGGAAAGCCAACTTCAACGGCTCCAGGATCTCGGCTGCGACATCGGCCAAGGCTACCTGCTTGGCAGGCCGGCACCGGCCGAGAGCCTTGCCGCAGACCAGATCAGCGCCAGGATAGCCCAACGTCGCTGA